Sequence from the Nocardiopsis sp. YSL2 genome:
GTGTGCGCCCCCGCTTGTCGACGCCCCGTACTCCGTGAGAGGAAACCGCGTGTCCCGTACCGACGTGTCCCCCGTCCCCCACGCCCGTTCCGTCCCCCGCCCCGTACGCCGCACCCTCGTGCCTCTGGCCGTGGCCGTGCTGGGCCTGTCCCTGGTCTCGGCCCCCGCCGCCGCCGAGACCGAGGCCGCCTTCGAGCGCTACGTGGCCCTCGGTGACTCCTTCACCGCCGGTCCGCTGATCCCGCCGACCGCACCCGGCTCGGACCCCCGGTGCCTGCGGTCGGGCGCGAACTACCCCCATCTGGTCGCCGATGCCCTGGGTGTCGGCGAGTTCACCGACGTCAGCTGCTCGGGCGCGGTCATCGCCGACCTGAGTGAGCCCCAGCACGAGGACCTGACCGACGTCCCGCCGCAGTTCGACGCGCTCACGCCGGAGACCGACCTGGTGAGTGTGGGGATCTCCGGCAACGACCTCGGGTTCTCCGAGATCTTCGTGAAGTGCGCGAAGCTGAGCCTGCGCAACCCCCTCGGCAGCCCGTGCGCGAACCACTACGGCGACACCCTGGACGACCGTGTGGAGGAGCTGCGCGATGACGTCGCGGGGGTGTACGAGGAGGTCGGTGAGCGCAGCCCCGACGCCACCGTGCTCGCCGTGGGCTACCTGCAGATCCTGCCCGAGAGTGGCGGCTGCTGGCCGACCATGCCGGTCGCGCGCGGCGACGTCGCCTACCTGGACGCGCTGCAGACCTCGCTCAACACGATGATCTCGGAGGAGGCCGGGGCGGCCGGCGCCGTCTACGTCGACGTCTTCGAACGCGGCCACGACGTGTGCGAGCCCGCCGGGGACCGGTGGGTCGAGGGCGTGGTGCCGGAGAACACCGCCTTCCCGGTCCACCCCAACGAGGCCGGCATGGCGGTCGCGGCCGACCGGGTCCTGGCGGGACTCGGCGCGGTCCCGGCCGAGGTCTGACCCGTGGCGTGGGCGGTCCGGCCCGCCGGCACCGGACGACGGTGACCGAATGTGACGAAGGCGGTGGCCGGTTGCGAGGTGTGACCTGATTCGTCCCTGCACCTCAACCAGGCTTTACCTTCTTTGGATGCCGATTAGACTACGGAGAGTGATTTCTCTTGCTGCATATGTGACCAATGGTGATGGATGAGCGCGAGGCCGGTGCCCGTCGCGGGCGCCGGCCCCGTGACCTGACATCACCATGAAGGGGAACCCTGCCATGCGAGAACAGCGAGAGTACGAGCGAACTGAGGCCTGTCGTCCCACCGAGAGGGGGCGGCAGGCCTCGTCCGTAGGCCGGTCCGGTCCGCGTGCGGCGGCCGTGGTGCTGGCCGTCGTCGCGGCCCTGGCCGCCGGGGCCGCTCCGGCCCTGGCGCAGCCGGCCGCCACCGCTCCCGCCGCCGCGACGGCGCCCGCGTCCGGGGACGCGTCCGGGAGCGGGGACCAGGGGGAGCGGATCCACCAGGGCGAGGCCACCTCGACCGTCGAGAGGGCCATCGACGCCGCCGAGTCCCACGCGGGCAAGCCCTACGCCTGGGGCGGCACCGGGCCCGAGTCCTTCGACTGCTCCGGGCTCGTCCAGGCGTCCTACCGCGAGGCGGGGGTGCGGCTGCCCCGCATCGCGCAGGACCAGGTGAACTCCGGGACCCGCGTCCCCTACTCCAGAGCCGAGCGCGGCGACCTCCTCTACTGGACCGACGGCGGCGGCTACGCCTACCACGTGGCCATCTACCTCGGCGGCGGGCGCATGCTGGACGCCCCGAGGTCCGGCGGCAGGGTCGGCGAGCGCGCCGTGACCCGCACCAACCTCGCCGGAGCGGTCCGGCTCTGACCCGGGCCGTGCCACCGCCCCCGGCCTCAGAACCGCTTCCACCACAGGTTGACCGCGTAGTCGACCGACAGCCCGTGGTGCGCCCCGATGATCTCGGTGGCGAGAGCGGAGGGGAACTCGATCCGCACGACCGCCTCGAAGGCGCGGCGGTCGGCGAAGGACCAGCGCGTCATCAACGCCTCCCGCGTGAA
This genomic interval carries:
- a CDS encoding SGNH/GDSL hydrolase family protein — translated: MSRTDVSPVPHARSVPRPVRRTLVPLAVAVLGLSLVSAPAAAETEAAFERYVALGDSFTAGPLIPPTAPGSDPRCLRSGANYPHLVADALGVGEFTDVSCSGAVIADLSEPQHEDLTDVPPQFDALTPETDLVSVGISGNDLGFSEIFVKCAKLSLRNPLGSPCANHYGDTLDDRVEELRDDVAGVYEEVGERSPDATVLAVGYLQILPESGGCWPTMPVARGDVAYLDALQTSLNTMISEEAGAAGAVYVDVFERGHDVCEPAGDRWVEGVVPENTAFPVHPNEAGMAVAADRVLAGLGAVPAEV
- a CDS encoding C40 family peptidase — protein: MREQREYERTEACRPTERGRQASSVGRSGPRAAAVVLAVVAALAAGAAPALAQPAATAPAAATAPASGDASGSGDQGERIHQGEATSTVERAIDAAESHAGKPYAWGGTGPESFDCSGLVQASYREAGVRLPRIAQDQVNSGTRVPYSRAERGDLLYWTDGGGYAYHVAIYLGGGRMLDAPRSGGRVGERAVTRTNLAGAVRL